A stretch of DNA from Synechococcus sp. JA-3-3Ab:
TCATGGGCCCGGCCTGTACCCGCGCCTGCCCCTACTGCGATATCGACTTCACCAAACGGCCTCCGCCTTTGGATCCCACTGAGCCGCTGCGGGTGGCCACAGCGGTGCAACGGCTAGGGCTACGCCATGCGGTGATTACCTCGGTGAATCGGGACGACCTCCCCGATGGGGGAGCCAGCCAGTTTGTTGCTTGCATTACCGAAATCCGCTGCCGCATGCCCCAGACAACCATCGAGGTCTTGATCCCAGATCTGTGCGGCAACTGGCAGGCCTTGGAGCAAATTCTCGCCGCCCGCCCGACGGTGCTCAACCACAACACGGAAACCGTGCCCCGCCTCTACCGGCGAGTGCGCCCCCAGGGGAACTACGAGCGTTCCCTGCGGCTTTTGGAACTGGCGCGGCAATGGGATCCCGGCCTCTACACCAAGTCGGGGGTGATGCTGGGCTTGGGAGAGACCGCCGAGGAGATTTTGCAGATAATGCAAGATCTACGCCGGGTAGGCTGCGACATCCTCACTCTTGGCCAATACCTTCCTCCCAGCCCCAAACACCTGCCGGTGGAGCGCTACGTGCCCCCAGAGGAGTTTGACCACTGGCGACAGGTGGGGGAAGAGTTGGGCTTTTTGCAGGTGGTGTCCTCCCCGCTTACCCGCAGCTCCTACCATGCCGAGGCTGTCCAAGAGCTGATGCAGCGCTTTCCTCGACCAGGAACGTAGACCTAGGGGGATGGAGTCCCTGCGGAGCAGGAACAGCGGGGTCAGCTTTGCAGGCCGGCTGGCCAGCAACGCGGAGCCTAGGCGCAGAGAGATTTTCTGCGCTGGGGGGATGCGCTAGGATTGAAATGAAGAGATAGGAGGGGCAGGCGGTCGCGTCCTCGCTGCCGCCACCAGGCAGCAGGATGAGGAAAGTCCGGGCTTTCAGAAGAACACACCGCTGGGGAAAGCCCAGTGCGGGAAACCGCGAGGATAGTGCCACAGAAACATACCGCCGATGGCTGGGATCCCAGCACAGGTAAGGGTGCAAAGGTGGGGTAAGAGCCCACCAGCAGCGTCGTGAGGCGCTGGCTCGGTAAACCCCGGTGGAAAGCAAGGCCGCAGCCGCAGGACTATGGCTGTTCTTCGCCCCTGTCGGCTGCACCGAGGTCACGGTACTCAGCCAAGCGGTTGGGGGAGGGTGGTCTCGGTGGTGGTGAGCCGCTAGAGGGTGATGGCAACATCACTCCCAGAGAGATGACCGCCAGTGCGGGCTGCTCCTTGGAGCACCCCACTACAGAACCCGGCTTACAACCTCCTCATCTCTTCTTCTTTTTTTGGGATTGCCTCCTTCCAACCCCGAGAGAGTCTTTTGCACTAGGTTTCCTTCATGCCCCTCAAGGCTGCCATCCACAGCTTTACGCAGGCGTAGAGGAGAGGGGGAGTGCCGCTGTTGTTGTCATAAGTGCCCTTGTCCGCTGGGTCGGAGGAGGGCTGGTCGCCGTCGCCAGCAGGCAAGCCAGCGGTAACGGCTAATACAGCCGTCCCCAAAATCATCAGATGGAGAACTCCAGCAGCTGCGTGAAGGCACCCAGAGTCGACGGCTTGTAGCTCCGGGCTAGGGAGCTGCTGGAGGTAGTGGGCTAGCTGCTCTTGGGCCTGCAGGAAGCCTGCTCTCAAGGCGCGGCGATGCTCCTCGGAGTAGAAGCCTGCTTCTCCCACCAACGAGCGCACCAGCTCAGGGTTATTAGCTAGAGCTTGGAAGCAGGTTTGGACATAGCGGAGGAGAATGGCTTGTAGCTCAGAGCCCCGGAAGGTAGTGGGGTCTGCTGGGAGGGGTAAGTCGGCAATGCCGGAGAAAACTCCCAGCTCAGCAAATACAGCCAGGAGCAGCCCCTGCTTGCTGCCAAAGTGACGAAACAGGGTTACTTCATGAACGCCGGCCAAGTCTGCAATTTGACGGGTGGTGGTCTGAGTGATGCCCTGGCGGACGAAGAGGTCTCGAGCCGCGTTCAGCAGCCTTTGCCGGGAAGAAGGACGTGCCATGGTAGGTGATGGGGTAAGGAGTCAAGAGAAGGCGCTCAAGGTAGTGGCAATCTGCAAGCAGCACTTGCATTTGAGGTGAAATATCGTTAAGCTTAGCCTCAGGCGAGATCAAACCTGCTGCCTTTCTGCTCTCTCATAGCGGCTCTCACTGCTGAAGCTTGCTTGGCCAGGCCCTTGGGGATCCCGGCTTGCCTTTCAGGGACATGAGCTCGTTGTAAGCTAAGCCAGGGATGCGGTGGCCTATGCATGAGAAGCAACTTTGCGAGGAGGTATTTGATCCTGCGCTGCCCTTACTCCTTTTCTGAGGTTTTGCTGGTTCATGGCCGTTTCCCTTCCCACCCAATCGCTGGACAATCCCAACCGTTTTGCTTCGCTAGCTCAGCCTGAGCCCCAAAAGTCTTTTCGGTTTGCCTGGGAATTTGTTCTTTTTTTCGTTGTTTTTCACGCCCTCGCTTTAGTGGGCGGCATCGTTTGCTTTTCCTGGCCAGCCTTGGGGGTGGCCCTATTGCTTCACTGGTGCTTCGGCAGCTTGGGCATCTGCCTGGGGTATCATCGTCTGCTTAGCCATCGCAGCTTCCAAGTGCCCAAGTGGCTGGAATATGTCTTTGCTACCTTCGGTGCTCTCGCCATCCAGGGGGGGCCGATCTTTTGGGTGGCCGGCCATCGTCAGCATCACGCTTTTACTGAAGACGAAGAGCGGGATCCCTACTCTGCTCGCAAGGGCTTTTGGTGGAGCCACATGCTCTGGCTCATTTACCAACGGGAAGAGTTTTTTAACCGTGAGAAGTATTCTGCCTTTGCGCCGGATTTGGCTCGGGATCCTTTTTATCGCTGGCTAGACAAGTATGGGCTGCTGCTGCAACTGCCGCTGGCTGGAGTGCTTTACCTGCTCGGCGGTTGGCCGTTCGTTATCTACGGCATCTTCGTGCGGACAGTGCTGCTGCTGCACTGCACCTGGTTGATCAACTCTGCCAGCCACTTCTGGGGCTACCGGACTTTCGAGAGCGACGACAATGCCCGTAACCTTTGGTGGGCGGCTCTCCTCACCTACGGTGAAGGCTGGCACAACAACCATCACGCCGACCCGAAGTGCGTGAAAGCAGGTTTGCGCTGGTGGGAAATTGACATGACCTACTGGGTCATTTGGGTGTTGGCAAGACTGGGTTTGGCTCGTAAGTTGCACTTGCCTGCTCAAAGTCAGCCAACTCGCTAAACAGTCTCTGCCTCAGAGCTTCTAGAACCATCGACAGAGTTACCCCCGTCGTACGGGCAATTCCTGCTAAGACAGTTCGTTGTGCTGCTCGGCGGATCCCTCTCCCTTTTTTGGGAGAGGGGTTAAGGGTGAGGGGCCTGTATGCGCTAGCGCGAGCTCGTTAGCGGCGCAGAGCGCTCAAGGTCTGTCTCGACTTGGTTTGGAGCGGCTGCCCAGTTATCGGTTCCAGTTGGGAGGTGGGTCGGTATCGCCCTGCGGGGAGGTGGTAGTGCTCACCAAACAACCCAAAGGTCTGGCGTTCCGGTAATCCCTCTTCGGCAATGCAGGAGGGCTAGTCCTGTAACGGGCTGTACTGCCATGTCCCGTAGTGGTCAAGAACGCGCTGAACTTGCTCTGGGTCAGCGTCGGCCTCTTGGCGAATTTGCAGCGCCTCGATTTGGCTATCGGAGTAGCGAAAGATGGAGTCTTTTCTGCATTCCAGCTCTGCTTCCACCCCTGGAATGCAGGCCAGATGGGCAGCCACCTCTCGATAAACCATCAGGGGCATGGAATCATAACGAACAGCGTAGCGTTTCAACTCAGCAAGGCTCACGATAGGCAAGGAAAGGAGAAACTAGGGATCCAGGTAACAAACAGCTTCACCACAACGGCCAATGACATCTTGCGAATGTCTCGCTACTTTTGAGGTAAAAAAGCCCTGCTCTGCATTTAATTGCCTGCCAAAACAAAGAGGGGGCAGAGAGAGTCTCCGAGATGTGGCTAAGCAATTTTGTCGTTGGCCAACGTACAGCAATTGACCTGATCTAGGCAAACTTTTCCCCATTGCAAGGCCCAGCGCACCAAAGCGACGCGATTTGACGTTCGCGTCTTGCTCAGAATATTGCTGATGTGATTGTCAACAGTGCGCTTGCTAATCTCTAAGCGCTCTGCAATGTCCTGATTGGTCAGGCCCGCTGCGATTAACTCGAGAACCTGCAGCTCACGCTCCGACAACAAATCAGCGGAATGATAGTCTGCGCCCATTCCGAATGCCCAGTGTACAAACTGTAAGGATTACCTAGACCAATTCTAGGGGATCCCCTCCAACATGGATAGCCCCGCCGGAGGAAAATCTGGGGCAGTTCTCAGGTCGAAGGGCTTGGTGATGTTGATGGGAGCGCTTCTGGGCAGCTTTCACAGGGCATCGGCGTGTTTCCGGGGCAGCTCCACCTGCACCCACAGCCCACCTGCTTGCGGGTGATTGCGCAGACGGATTGTACCCCCGTGTAGTTCCACGATTTGCCGCACGATCGCCAGCCCCAGGCCGGTGCCGCCTTTGCTGCGGGCCCGCGCCGCGTCGGTGCGGTAAAAGGGTTGAAAGACCAGCTCAAATTGATCCTCCGGCAGGCCAGGGCCATGGTCGTACACCTCCAGCCGCACTTGCGATTCCTGTTCCGACAGGGCCACGTGAATGGGGGAGTCGGTTCCGCCATATTTGATGGCGTTGTCCAAGAGGTTAAGGACGAGGCGGTAGAGGCGCTGTTCATCTCCCCAGAGATAGAGCTGGGAGGGGCCGCTTAGATCCAGTTCCTGCTGGCGGGGCTTGGCCAGCGGTTCCAGGCTCTGCCAGGCTTCGCGCACCAAGCTTGCCAGATCCACCCAGCGCCATTGGGATCGCGATGCGGCCCCCAGGTTGAGGGCGCTCAGTTCCAGCAAGTCTTGCACCAACTGGCTGAGGCGCAGCGTCTCGTTCAGCAATCGTTCCACCCAAACTGCTTGCGCGGCATCGACGCGGCTGTGCAGGGTTTCCGCTAGCAGGCGAATCGAGGTGAGGGGGGTCTTCAGCTCGTGGGCCACATCCGAGGCCCAGCGATCCCGTTGTTGGGCCAGCAGAGTTGCCTCTAGGCGGTCTTCCAAGAAGATGGCCACGTGGGCCTGGGGCAGGGGCAGCCCCCAAGCCCGCAGCGGCACCGGTTTGTCCTCGCCCCCGGAAGGGTAGAAGATCCACTCGCGGCTCTGGATGGGAGCGGTAGCTTCCTGGCGGCGGGTGGCTTCGATAAGCTGATCCAACTCGTAGGAGCGCACCCACTCCAGCAGGAGCTTGATGCCCGGCTGCCACTGGCTGATGCGCAGCAGACGCTGGGCGGCAGGGTTACACTCCCAGACCACGTTGTTCTCGTCTACCCGCAGATATCCCCAGGGCAGGTGGTGGCTGAGATACCGCCAGTCCTGTAGGTATCGTTTTTGGCGGGCCCACTCCAGTTCTTGTTGGCGAAGGTGGTGGCTGAGCCGGCTGAGCATCTGTTCAGGCGAGCTGAGAGGCAGGGCCAGGTGCATCAGGGATCCCAACTGTTGCAATTGGCGGCCGAAGCGGCGCCGGCTCTGCCAGAGCAAAATCAGCGTGCCGAGTAGGCCGATGCCCAACCCAATGAGGATCCCGCTTTCCAGTCCCATGGGCCCACCCCCTTTGCCGCCATTGTCGCCCAGGCATGGGGGAGTGAATACCCAACAACGACGGATACGGCATCACATCCCTAGCGACGATGCACCATCGTCGTGCTGGCCTGGTCGGTGGGCAGCAGCAAGACTTCGCTCAGGTTGACGTGGGGGGGACGGGTAACGGCAAACAGCACCACCTCGGCCACATCCATCGCCGTCAGGGGGGTGAGGCCCCGGTAGACGGCTGCCGCCCGCTCGCGATCGCCGCGGAAGCGCACTTGGCTGAACTCGGTTTCCACCAAGCCGGGCTGGATCTCGGTGACGCGAATGGAGGTGCCCAGCAGATCCAGCTTCAGTCCCTCGGAGATGGCCCGCACGGCGGCCTTGGAAGCGCAATAGACGGCGCCGCCGGGGTAGGTCTGGCGACCGGCAATGGAGCCGATGTTGACCACATGGCCCCGGCCCCGCTCCACCATGCCGGGCAAGACGGCGCGGGTAACATACAGCAAGCCCTTGAGGTTGGTATCGATCATCTCCTCCCAATCTTGCACAGCCCCGCTGTGGAGCTTGTCCAAGCCGCGACTGAGGCCGGCGTTGTTGATCAAAATGTCGATTTCAGCCCAGGCCGGCGGCAAAGACTGGAACGCCTGCTGCACGGCTGCCCTATCTCGCACATCCAAAGTCAGCAAGTATGAGGAAGCACCGTAAGCCTGCTGCAACTCCGCGGCCAGCTCCTGTAGCCGCTCCTGACGGCGGGCCACCAGGATCAGCTTGGCTCCAGAACGGGCAAAAAGCGTGGCACAGGCTGCCCCGATGCCGCTGCTGGCGCCGGTGATGAGCACAATGGCGTTTTCAAGCATAGTCCGCAAGAGTTAAGGGGCTACCAAGGGGATCCGCAACTCGAACGGGCCCCCGGCTGAAGAGAGTATTCCAGCAGCTTAACGCAGGCATAGAGCGTATCCAAGTGACATCCTCTCCCGCTAAGCCCTGACGGGCTGTAGACGGGAGCTTCCGAGAATCACTTCCCGGAGTTGCTGCTTCAACGGACTGGTAAACCAGGATCCTCCACAGCCAGAGAGCGGCAGTCCCACCGCCCCCCTACATCCCCCCGTATACGGGGGGACCTGAGTCCTCGCTTCAAAATCTCGATAGCAGCGTTCAAGTCTCTGTCCCACGACCCGCAACGGGGGCAATCATGCACCCGTTCCGACAAGGTCTTGGGAACACGCTCCTCACAAACACAACAATATTTGGGACGTACCACGGGGATCCACTCTCAACACCTGTTTGCCGCGTTTGACCGCCACTGCTGTCAGAATGTCAAGAAATCGTCCCCAAGCCGCATCCAAAATCGATTTAGCCAACCGAGTCCGTGCCAGCCCTCGGACGTTGAGATCCTCCACCACCAACAGGTCGTATTGCCCCACCAGCCAGTGCGCCACTTGGTAGTGGAACGCTTTGCGTTGTCGGGCAACGTGCAACTGCAGACAAGCGACTTTCGTGGCCTGTTTCTTCCAGTTGGCGGATCCCTTCACCTTGCGGCTCAGTTGCCGCTGCTGTCGAGCCAAGTGCTTTTGAGCTTGGCGGTAGTACCGCGGGATAGGCACCACCTCCCCATCGCTGGTGGTGAGAAACCTATCCAATCCCACATCAATACCCACCGCCCTTTTGATAGACACAGGCTCTGGGAGAGGAACGCTTTTGTCTTCCAAGCTGATGCAGACATACCACCCATCGGCCTTGCGCACCACTGTGCAGGTTTTGGGCACAAACCCCTCCGGCAAGGGGCGGTGCAGCACCACAGGCATCGAGCCAATCTTGCTCAGCCGCAGAGTCTCCCCTTCCAGATGCGCTCCCGCCCCCCTGCTGGCCCCCCAACCCCCCGTATACGGGGGGCAGGGGGGGCGGGGGGCCGGGGCAGTTGATGCGGGGGAATGTGAAGGATCTCAACTCCCCCTCTTTTTTGAAGCGGGGCCGCCCCCGCCGTTTGCCTGTGCTATCCGGCTCCCGCCACGCTTTCCACGCCTTGTCCAGCCGCATCAAGTTTTGCTGCAGCACCTCGGCGTAAATGCCCCGGTAAGCCGGGAACAGTTGCTTGATTTGTTTGAGGGATCCCGCCTGCCGATAATAATTCGGCTCCAGCGGAGCTTCTGACACAGGCAACGGACAAGAGACAAGGCTGCAACGGTCAATTGGACAATGGGTTGCGGTCAGCCAGTCCAGTCTCTGCCCCAGAGCGTCGTTCCACTGCCGCCGCAACAATTCCAGCCACTCGGTCATCAGAGCGGCGTGGTCGTCGCTGGGCAGGATCCGGTACTCGTGGGTGATAATCATGAGACGGTTCTAGCATTTAGCGCAATGAGCTACAACATAGGCCATCGTTCTGTTTACAGCCTACAAATCCACTTGGTGCTGGTGACAAAGTACCGTCGTCGGGTGATAACTGCTCCAATGTTGCAGAGGCTGGAAGATATATTTCGAGCGACCTGCCAAAAGTGGCGCTGTTCCTTGGTGGAGTTCAACGGTGAGGCGGATCATGTGCATCTGTTGGTGAGTTTTCCGCCGGATGTTCAGGTCTCGAAGCTGGTGAACAACCTGAAAACAGTCTCCAGCCGGTTGATTCGCAAAGAGTTCGCCACAGAGGTGGCACGGTTCTACAGCAAGCCTGTATTTTGGACAGGGACCTATTTTGTTGCCTCTTGTGGTGGGGTCACCGTTGAGGAGTTGAAGAAGTATGTCGAGCAGCAGGCAACGCCCAGATTGTGAGACTCAGGGGCATTGAACCCCTTCGTCTCACCGCCTATCCTCCAGCCCGCCAAGCTGCGCTGTGGCGGGAGTACCCCAGAGGTTCTGATGGGGAGTCGGGATCCCCGCCCAACGCCCCAGCTCCGTGATGGCGCCGACAATGCTCTCGATCTCCGTCGGTTGCCCCCGCTCGATATCCTGCAGCATCGAGGTGCGATGGGAGCCCACACGGGCTGCATCCTTCAGCCGCTCTTCCAAAGAGACCGGCAGCCGGATCCCAAATGCTTGGGCCACCGCCTCGGTTTCCTGCATCGCCGACCGAACCAAAGCATGGGTGGGCGGGTACTGGGCAATTGCGTCTTGGGCCGCGCGGGTAAGGGCGCTGATGGGATTGAAGGCGGCGTTCCCCCAAAGTTTTTGCCAGATCTCGACCCGAATTTGGGAGGTGAGGGCCACAGAAAGCTGCCCCTGCTCAAAGATGGCCGCCAGAGAGCGCAGCCGCTCCGACAACGACCCATCCGGCTCTCCCAGAATGTAGCGCCCGCCACCGGTATGCAAAACTACCCCCGGCTCTGCCAACTGCACGGCGATGTACACCACACAGCCGATCACCCGCTCGACTGGCAGATGCGCGGCGATCACCCCGCCCGGATCCACCGAAGTCAAGGAGCGCCCCTCAAACTCGCCGCCATGCCGGTAAAAGTACCACCGGGGGATACCATTCTGGACAACCACAACGGGGCTATCCGGGCCACACAGGGATCCCAATTGCGGGGCAAGCAGGGGCAAGCTGTGGGCCTTGACAGCAACGATCACCACATCTTGCCGCCCCAGCTCAGCCAAGTCGTCGCTGGCCGTCAGCCGCTCTACCCAAGCCACAGGGGGATCCCCCTGCCGGATCAGCTTCAAGCCTTGGCTGCGGATGGCCTGCAGGTGGGATCCCCGCGCCACCACACTGACTGAAAAGCCGGCGCGAGCCAGGCAAACGGCCAAATGCCCCCCGACTGCCCCGGCGCCGACGATGCCGATTTTCATGTTTTACCAAATGAGGAAATCCCTACTCGGCCCCGCCCTGGGTGATGCGCAAGATCCCGTATCCAAGCGCCACACCCACTAGGGTCAGGACGATGGAGAGCCCAGCAATGGTGAAGATCTCACTAGCCATAGATTCCTCTCAGGTGGATTGCCTCGCCCTTCAAGGATATCGGATCTTGTGCCTTCGGCCTTCCCCAGGGTGAGGCAGCCCCTCTAGCTCAATATCTCAGGAGAGAAAAACCGCAAAGATTACAGTCTGTGAAGATCCCAGCCACCTCGGACTTGATGGGAACGAGTCCCCCCCCTCTATAATGAAAGCAATTTACAAGTCTTTACCGGCGTAGGCTAAATTGTAATGCCGACAGCCGTGAAACTTGTTCGGTGGCCCTAGGGCGGCTCGTCGGGATCGCCACAGCTCTGCTGAGGATTCCAAGAGCAGTTCGGAACGCCAGCAAAGCTGCCTGAAGCAGCGGTTGGTCAGTTCTGGCCAGGAATCCGTGCAGGGAAACCAAGGCGACAAGTTCGCAGACTGAGTCTTTATACCTAGGCACCAGTCTTGCTTCAAAGGAGCAAAATTTGTAGTTTCATTAATGTCCTCATCATGTTTTTAAGGAGAGGTTGAGATGACCATCGCAGTAGGGCGCGCGCGCCAGGAGCGAGGATGGTTCGACATCGTCGACGACTGGCTCAAGCGCGACAGATTCGTGTTTATCGGCTGGTCGGGGCTGCTGCTGTTTCCTTGCGCCTATTTGGCCCTGGGCGGCTGGCTGACCGGCACCACGTTTGTAACCTCTTGGTACACCCACGGGTTGGCCAGCTCCTACCTGGAGGGGTGCAACTTTTTGACGGTGGCCGTGTCCACCCCCGCCGACAGCATGGGGCACAGCCTGCTGCTGCTGTGGGGCCCGGAAGCCCAGGGGGACTTTACCCGCTGGTGCCAGATTGGCGGGCTGTGGACCTTTGTGGCCTTCCATGGGGCGCTGGGCCTGATTGGCTTTATGCTGCGGCAGTTTGAGATTGCCCGGCTGGTGGGGGTGCGGCCCTACAACGCCATTGCCTTCAGCGCGCCGATTGCCGTGTTTGTGAGCGTGTTTTTGATTTACCCGCTGGGGCAGAGCAGTTGGTTTTTTGCGCCCAGCTTTGGGGTGGCGGCGATTTTCCGGTTTTTGCTGTTTTTCCAGGGGTTCCACAACTGGACGCTGAACCCGTTCCACATGATGGGGGTGGCCGGCGTGTTGGGTGGAGCGCTGCTGTGTGCCATCCATGGGGCGACGGTGGAGAACACGCTCTACAAGGATGGGGAAGCGGCGAGCACGTTTCGGGCATTTGAGCCGACGCAGGCGGAAGAGACGTACTCGATGGTGACGGCAAACCGCTACTGGAGCCAGATTTTTGGGATAGCGTTTTCCAACAAGCGGTGGCTGCACTTTTTCATGTTGTTTGTGCCGGTAACGGGATTGTGGATGTCGAGCATTGGTGTGGTGGGGTTGGCGCTGAACCTGCGGGCGTATGACTTTATCAGTCAGGAGACGCGGGCGGCGGAAGACCCTGAGTTTGAGACGTTCTACACGAAGAACATTTTGCTCAACGAGGGGATTCGGGCCTGGATGGCGCCGCAGGACCAGCCGCACGAGCGCTTTGAGTTCCCCGAGGAAGTCCTGCCCCGCGGCAACGCGCTCTAAACTGGCGCTGGCTGTCGAACGCTTGAGTTCTCTCGATCCTTTACGTGAGAGCCGAGGCCGAGCGTTCGCCTATTCAAGTCTTGGATTGGATGGGTAGGCGCTCGGCCATTCCTAAGCTCCTTTGCTTTTCACCTCATATCTTTTGCTGTACTGTGACCTTTACTGTTTTCGGAGGCTGGCCTCAGTGACTTCAACGACGTTTGGTTCCGCAGCGATGCAGGATCGCACCCAGGGCGGGTTCGCCTGGTGGGCCGGGAATGCTCGCTTGATCAATCTTTCCGGTCGGCTTTTGGGCGCTCACGTAGCCCACGCCGGCCTGATCGTCTTCTGGGCGGGAGCGATGCTGCTGTTTGAGGTGGCTCACTTCACGCCGGATCGGCCCATGTACGAGCAGGGGCTGATCCTGATGCCCCACGTGGCCACTTTGGGCTGGGGAGTTGGCCCAGGCGGCGAGGTGATCGATACCTACCCCTACTTTGTGATCGGTGTGCTGCACCTGGTCTCCAGCGCGGTGCTGGGTCTGGGAGGCATTTATCACGCCGTGCGCGGCCCGGAAACCCTGGAGCAGTCTTTCCCCTTCTTCGGCTACGACTGGAAAGACAAGAACAAGATGACCAC
This window harbors:
- a CDS encoding SDR family oxidoreductase, whose protein sequence is MLENAIVLITGASSGIGAACATLFARSGAKLILVARRQERLQELAAELQQAYGASSYLLTLDVRDRAAVQQAFQSLPPAWAEIDILINNAGLSRGLDKLHSGAVQDWEEMIDTNLKGLLYVTRAVLPGMVERGRGHVVNIGSIAGRQTYPGGAVYCASKAAVRAISEGLKLDLLGTSIRVTEIQPGLVETEFSQVRFRGDRERAAAVYRGLTPLTAMDVAEVVLFAVTRPPHVNLSEVLLLPTDQASTTMVHRR
- the tnpA gene encoding IS200/IS605-like element ISSoc3 family transposase, which produces MVVAGQDPVLVGDNHETVLAFSAMSYNIGHRSVYSLQIHLVLVTKYRRRVITAPMLQRLEDIFRATCQKWRCSLVEFNGEADHVHLLVSFPPDVQVSKLVNNLKTVSSRLIRKEFATEVARFYSKPVFWTGTYFVASCGGVTVEELKKYVEQQATPRL
- a CDS encoding acyl-CoA desaturase, with amino-acid sequence MAVSLPTQSLDNPNRFASLAQPEPQKSFRFAWEFVLFFVVFHALALVGGIVCFSWPALGVALLLHWCFGSLGICLGYHRLLSHRSFQVPKWLEYVFATFGALAIQGGPIFWVAGHRQHHAFTEDEERDPYSARKGFWWSHMLWLIYQREEFFNREKYSAFAPDLARDPFYRWLDKYGLLLQLPLAGVLYLLGGWPFVIYGIFVRTVLLLHCTWLINSASHFWGYRTFESDDNARNLWWAALLTYGEGWHNNHHADPKCVKAGLRWWEIDMTYWVIWVLARLGLARKLHLPAQSQPTR
- a CDS encoding ketopantoate reductase family protein gives rise to the protein MKIGIVGAGAVGGHLAVCLARAGFSVSVVARGSHLQAIRSQGLKLIRQGDPPVAWVERLTASDDLAELGRQDVVIVAVKAHSLPLLAPQLGSLCGPDSPVVVVQNGIPRWYFYRHGGEFEGRSLTSVDPGGVIAAHLPVERVIGCVVYIAVQLAEPGVVLHTGGGRYILGEPDGSLSERLRSLAAIFEQGQLSVALTSQIRVEIWQKLWGNAAFNPISALTRAAQDAIAQYPPTHALVRSAMQETEAVAQAFGIRLPVSLEERLKDAARVGSHRTSMLQDIERGQPTEIESIVGAITELGRWAGIPTPHQNLWGTPATAQLGGLEDRR
- a CDS encoding transposase — translated: MVRPKYCCVCEERVPKTLSERVHDCPRCGSWDRDLNAAIEILKRGLRSPRIRGDVGGRWDCRSLAVEDPGLPVR
- a CDS encoding TetR/AcrR family transcriptional regulator, with amino-acid sequence MARPSSRQRLLNAARDLFVRQGITQTTTRQIADLAGVHEVTLFRHFGSKQGLLLAVFAELGVFSGIADLPLPADPTTFRGSELQAILLRYVQTCFQALANNPELVRSLVGEAGFYSEEHRRALRAGFLQAQEQLAHYLQQLPSPELQAVDSGCLHAAAGVLHLMILGTAVLAVTAGLPAGDGDQPSSDPADKGTYDNNSGTPPLLYACVKLWMAALRGMKET
- the psbD gene encoding photosystem II D2 protein (photosystem q(a) protein); its protein translation is MTIAVGRARQERGWFDIVDDWLKRDRFVFIGWSGLLLFPCAYLALGGWLTGTTFVTSWYTHGLASSYLEGCNFLTVAVSTPADSMGHSLLLLWGPEAQGDFTRWCQIGGLWTFVAFHGALGLIGFMLRQFEIARLVGVRPYNAIAFSAPIAVFVSVFLIYPLGQSSWFFAPSFGVAAIFRFLLFFQGFHNWTLNPFHMMGVAGVLGGALLCAIHGATVENTLYKDGEAASTFRAFEPTQAEETYSMVTANRYWSQIFGIAFSNKRWLHFFMLFVPVTGLWMSSIGVVGLALNLRAYDFISQETRAAEDPEFETFYTKNILLNEGIRAWMAPQDQPHERFEFPEEVLPRGNAL
- a CDS encoding sensor histidine kinase — its product is MGLESGILIGLGIGLLGTLILLWQSRRRFGRQLQQLGSLMHLALPLSSPEQMLSRLSHHLRQQELEWARQKRYLQDWRYLSHHLPWGYLRVDENNVVWECNPAAQRLLRISQWQPGIKLLLEWVRSYELDQLIEATRRQEATAPIQSREWIFYPSGGEDKPVPLRAWGLPLPQAHVAIFLEDRLEATLLAQQRDRWASDVAHELKTPLTSIRLLAETLHSRVDAAQAVWVERLLNETLRLSQLVQDLLELSALNLGAASRSQWRWVDLASLVREAWQSLEPLAKPRQQELDLSGPSQLYLWGDEQRLYRLVLNLLDNAIKYGGTDSPIHVALSEQESQVRLEVYDHGPGLPEDQFELVFQPFYRTDAARARSKGGTGLGLAIVRQIVELHGGTIRLRNHPQAGGLWVQVELPRKHADAL
- the lipA gene encoding lipoyl synthase, which gives rise to MSAVSSPSGKPPWLRAKAPQRAGSVQQLLRDLGLNTVCEEASCPNLGECFANGTATFLIMGPACTRACPYCDIDFTKRPPPLDPTEPLRVATAVQRLGLRHAVITSVNRDDLPDGGASQFVACITEIRCRMPQTTIEVLIPDLCGNWQALEQILAARPTVLNHNTETVPRLYRRVRPQGNYERSLRLLELARQWDPGLYTKSGVMLGLGETAEEILQIMQDLRRVGCDILTLGQYLPPSPKHLPVERYVPPEEFDHWRQVGEELGFLQVVSSPLTRSSYHAEAVQELMQRFPRPGT
- a CDS encoding RNA-guided endonuclease InsQ/TnpB family protein, yielding MPVVLHRPLPEGFVPKTCTVVRKADGWYVCISLEDKSVPLPEPVSIKRAVGIDVGLDRFLTTSDGEVVPIPRYYRQAQKHLARQQRQLSRKVKGSANWKKQATKVACLQLHVARQRKAFHYQVAHWLVGQYDLLVVEDLNVRGLARTRLAKSILDAAWGRFLDILTAVAVKRGKQVLRVDPRGTSQILLCL
- a CDS encoding helix-turn-helix domain-containing protein; the protein is MGADYHSADLLSERELQVLELIAAGLTNQDIAERLEISKRTVDNHISNILSKTRTSNRVALVRWALQWGKVCLDQVNCCTLANDKIA
- a CDS encoding cytochrome b6-f complex subunit PetM; the protein is MASEIFTIAGLSIVLTLVGVALGYGILRITQGGAE